The Allocatelliglobosispora scoriae genome contains a region encoding:
- a CDS encoding response regulator, whose product MSTEERRLRVFLVDDHAMFRAGVRAELGVHVDVVGEAATVQEAIAQIARHTPDVVLLDVHMPDGGGRAVLEAIRKTTPNVKFLALSVSDAAEDVIGLIRAGARGYVTKTISPDELAGAIRRVADGDAVFSPRLAGFVLDAFAARPDAALADPELDQLTNREREVLRLLARGYAYKEIAKELFISIKTVETHVSNVLRKLQMSNRYELSRWAADRRLV is encoded by the coding sequence ATGAGCACGGAAGAGCGGCGCCTGCGGGTCTTCCTCGTCGATGACCACGCGATGTTCCGGGCGGGGGTCCGCGCGGAGCTCGGCGTCCACGTCGACGTCGTGGGGGAGGCGGCCACGGTGCAGGAGGCGATCGCGCAGATCGCCCGGCATACCCCCGATGTCGTGCTGCTCGACGTCCACATGCCCGACGGCGGTGGCCGGGCGGTGCTGGAGGCGATCCGCAAGACCACGCCCAACGTCAAGTTCCTCGCGCTCAGCGTCTCCGACGCCGCCGAGGACGTGATCGGGCTCATCCGTGCCGGGGCCAGGGGTTACGTCACCAAGACCATCTCGCCGGACGAGCTCGCCGGCGCGATCCGCCGCGTCGCCGACGGTGACGCGGTCTTCAGCCCGAGGCTCGCCGGGTTCGTGCTCGACGCCTTCGCCGCCCGGCCCGATGCCGCGCTCGCCGATCCGGAGCTGGACCAGCTCACCAACCGCGAGCGCGAGGTGCTGCGCCTGCTGGCGAGGGGCTACGCCTACAAGGAGATCGCGAAGGAGCTCTTCATCTCCATCAAGACGGTCGAGACGCACGTCAGCAATGTCCTGCGCAAGCTGCAGATGTCCAACCGCTACGAGCTGTCCCGCTGGGCGGCCGACCGCCGCCTGGTGTGA
- a CDS encoding phosphatidylserine decarboxylase yields the protein MSQSVGPLGQVRIGDRAARTLTAELHRRSGPKTALLIGVSPDSLVLAEALTALREGDTLTIVGDERAPVLRAYIASLSPDVADLVTVVDSTGDAKPAEIVVVGEAVVGTADDARSIMDSVTHLVGDGGVLVIAAVAVPGIAGGAVDELDRQAALNGVGSDLVLRNTPPVRVHRLRFSDADAKLAAKLAPAYRPSSVPLAGSMNIDSNGVAAAGITLGVAALLKLIRPKSKAWLVPAIAAAPVAAFFRDPEREVPSDVASVVAASDGKVLSVERLYDERFADEEFLRIAVFLSVLDVHVNRAPIAGKVVDYFVEDGGYAAAMKPEAEHNVAAYTVLESAHGQGRVVVAQRTGLIARRIVQRAPIGSLLAKGERFGLIRFGSRTDVYLPADKAEALVAPGDRVVGAKTVIARWL from the coding sequence ATGTCCCAGTCAGTCGGACCGCTCGGCCAGGTTCGCATCGGCGACCGCGCCGCCCGCACGCTCACCGCCGAGCTGCACCGCCGCTCCGGGCCCAAGACCGCCCTGTTGATCGGTGTCTCTCCCGATTCGCTCGTCCTCGCCGAGGCGCTCACCGCGCTGCGCGAGGGCGACACCCTCACGATCGTCGGTGACGAGCGCGCACCCGTGCTGCGGGCCTACATCGCCTCGCTCAGCCCTGATGTCGCCGACCTGGTCACGGTCGTCGATTCGACCGGTGACGCCAAGCCCGCCGAGATCGTGGTCGTCGGCGAGGCGGTCGTGGGCACGGCGGACGACGCGCGATCGATCATGGACAGCGTCACGCACCTGGTGGGCGACGGCGGTGTGCTCGTCATCGCGGCGGTCGCCGTGCCGGGGATCGCCGGTGGCGCAGTCGACGAGCTCGACCGGCAGGCCGCGCTCAACGGCGTCGGCTCCGACCTGGTCCTGCGCAACACTCCTCCGGTACGCGTGCACCGCCTCCGGTTCAGCGACGCCGACGCGAAGCTGGCCGCGAAGCTGGCCCCGGCGTACCGGCCCTCGTCCGTGCCGCTCGCCGGCTCGATGAACATCGACTCCAACGGTGTCGCCGCAGCGGGCATCACCCTCGGCGTGGCCGCCCTGCTGAAGCTGATCCGGCCGAAGTCGAAGGCGTGGCTGGTGCCCGCCATCGCCGCCGCCCCGGTCGCCGCCTTCTTCCGCGACCCGGAGCGCGAGGTCCCCTCGGACGTCGCCTCGGTCGTCGCGGCGAGCGACGGCAAGGTCCTCTCGGTCGAGCGCCTCTACGACGAGCGCTTCGCCGACGAGGAGTTCCTCCGCATCGCGGTCTTCCTCTCGGTGCTCGACGTGCACGTCAACCGGGCGCCCATCGCGGGCAAGGTGGTGGACTACTTCGTCGAGGACGGCGGCTACGCGGCCGCGATGAAGCCGGAGGCGGAGCACAACGTCGCCGCCTACACCGTGCTGGAGTCGGCACACGGCCAGGGCCGGGTCGTCGTCGCCCAGCGGACCGGGCTGATCGCCCGCCGGATCGTGCAGCGGGCGCCGATCGGTTCCCTGCTCGCCAAAGGTGAGCGCTTCGGTCTGATCCGCTTCGGCTCGCGTACCGACGTCTACCTGCCCGCTGACAAGGCCGAGGCGCTGGTGGCGCCCGGTGACCGCGTCGTCGGTGCCAAGACCGTGATCGCCCGCTGGCTCTAG
- a CDS encoding PspC domain-containing protein yields the protein MTDNHDAPPPGATPTPEGTDAPTEAGSTAEPSPPTGGTPPPGAQAPPPSGAFAARYGLIRPRQPRVFAGVSGAIGRATNTDPILWRVLFIALAFFSGLGILLYLALWLGTPADGDSASPIESLFGRGRSSTSPVLTVIIGVIALIAFGGVTDNWHVAVIGALIVGLVVALSNRNRGGQVPVMEEQPVWTPPADGSEDPTAASASAGYRPPFAPHGPYAPAAPPPAVVLPLPPKEHSRLGSIVFSIGLLVIGVLGMIDLSNVASIPAGGYIAAGLITVGLGLVVGAFIGRARGLIALGIVLTVALAIVGPSGDWKRSRSAGGDVTWQPTSLSQLNDRYEHQFGQATLDLSELDFTGQDRDLTVQIEGGEFEIKLPDNVDVEAIANVKLGDVKLFDRDSSGVRVNDFTVTDLGEDGAGGGKLRITVNVTAGHAEVSR from the coding sequence ATGACCGATAATCACGACGCGCCGCCGCCCGGTGCGACCCCGACCCCGGAGGGCACCGACGCCCCGACGGAGGCCGGATCGACGGCTGAACCCAGCCCGCCGACCGGTGGTACCCCTCCGCCGGGGGCACAGGCACCGCCACCCAGTGGTGCCTTCGCCGCCCGGTACGGTCTGATCCGCCCGCGCCAACCGCGCGTCTTCGCCGGTGTGTCGGGCGCCATCGGCAGGGCGACGAACACCGATCCCATCCTGTGGCGGGTGCTGTTCATCGCGCTCGCGTTCTTCAGCGGTCTCGGCATCCTGCTCTATCTCGCACTCTGGCTGGGTACGCCGGCCGACGGCGACTCCGCCTCACCGATCGAGTCCCTCTTCGGCCGGGGCCGCTCCAGCACCTCACCGGTTCTCACGGTGATCATCGGCGTCATCGCATTGATCGCCTTCGGTGGTGTCACCGACAATTGGCACGTGGCGGTGATCGGCGCGCTCATCGTCGGGCTCGTGGTCGCGCTCTCCAACCGCAATCGAGGAGGTCAGGTACCGGTCATGGAAGAACAGCCTGTCTGGACACCCCCCGCCGACGGGTCGGAGGATCCGACCGCCGCGTCGGCGTCAGCCGGTTACCGTCCCCCCTTCGCACCGCACGGCCCCTACGCACCGGCAGCTCCGCCGCCGGCCGTGGTGCTGCCGCTGCCGCCGAAGGAGCACTCCCGCCTGGGCAGCATCGTCTTCTCGATCGGGCTGCTGGTCATCGGCGTACTCGGCATGATCGATCTGAGCAATGTCGCCTCCATCCCGGCGGGCGGCTACATCGCGGCCGGGCTGATCACCGTGGGTCTCGGCCTCGTCGTCGGTGCCTTCATCGGTCGGGCCCGGGGCCTGATCGCCCTCGGCATCGTCCTCACGGTGGCGCTCGCCATCGTCGGCCCGTCCGGCGACTGGAAGCGCTCACGCAGCGCCGGTGGTGACGTGACCTGGCAGCCGACGAGCCTGAGCCAGCTCAACGACCGCTACGAGCACCAGTTCGGCCAGGCGACGCTCGACCTGAGCGAGCTCGACTTCACCGGCCAGGACCGGGACCTCACGGTCCAGATCGAGGGGGGCGAGTTCGAGATCAAGCTCCCCGACAATGTGGACGTCGAGGCGATCGCCAACGTCAAGCTCGGCGATGTCAAGCTCTTCGATCGGGACTCCAGCGGGGTCCGGGTCAACGACTTCACCGTGACCGACCTCGGTGAGGACGGCGCCGGCGGCGGCAAGCTCCGGATCACTGTCAACGTCACTGCAGGGCACGCGGAGGTATCCCGATGA
- a CDS encoding ATP-binding protein, with product MTVPPLRRSRSDRIVAGVAGGIAAHTRVSPAIVRLAFVALLAWNGIGAVIYAIYWAVVKDDVEGPPVERDRRRVLSYVALTICVVLGVYFLLHSDTMAAATGLLIALVAVGAGVIWHQADPGRARSTWIGRALGERDRPAFVVRFIGGAILVSVGVIGVALINWPLKGGGPDTSSLITALVFTLVALAGVGVVVAPMLWRTFGALRSEREGRIREQERAELAAMIHDQVLHTLALIQRNAGDVATVTRLARGQERSLRSWLYKPTGSAEEFFAAGIEQAAAEVEDTYAIVVETVVVGDRKVDEHTAALVAATREALVNAARHAKVTTVALYAEVEPTEISVFVRDRGVGFDMSTVEEHRHGVRGSIVGRMARHGGKAEIRSEPGEGTEVRLTLPTKENS from the coding sequence ATCACCGTCCCCCCGCTGCGCCGCAGCCGCTCCGACCGCATCGTGGCCGGAGTGGCCGGAGGCATCGCCGCGCACACGCGGGTCTCCCCGGCCATCGTCCGGCTCGCCTTCGTCGCCCTGCTCGCCTGGAACGGCATCGGCGCGGTGATCTACGCCATCTACTGGGCCGTGGTGAAGGACGACGTCGAGGGCCCACCCGTCGAGCGCGACCGGCGCCGCGTGCTGTCGTATGTCGCGCTCACGATCTGCGTCGTCCTCGGCGTCTACTTCCTGCTGCACTCCGACACGATGGCGGCCGCGACGGGTCTGCTGATCGCCCTCGTCGCGGTCGGCGCCGGGGTCATCTGGCACCAGGCCGACCCGGGGCGAGCCCGGTCCACCTGGATCGGCCGAGCCCTGGGCGAGCGCGATCGCCCCGCCTTCGTGGTGCGCTTCATCGGCGGTGCGATCCTCGTCTCGGTGGGCGTGATCGGGGTCGCCCTGATCAACTGGCCGCTCAAGGGCGGTGGGCCGGACACATCCTCGCTGATCACGGCACTCGTCTTCACCCTCGTCGCGCTCGCCGGGGTCGGCGTGGTCGTGGCGCCGATGCTGTGGCGCACCTTCGGCGCGCTGCGGTCGGAGCGGGAGGGCCGCATCCGCGAGCAGGAGCGGGCCGAGCTCGCCGCCATGATCCATGACCAGGTGCTGCACACGCTCGCCCTGATCCAGCGCAACGCCGGTGATGTCGCCACGGTGACCCGGCTCGCCCGCGGGCAGGAGCGCTCGCTGCGCAGCTGGCTCTACAAGCCGACCGGTTCGGCGGAGGAGTTCTTCGCGGCCGGCATCGAGCAGGCGGCGGCCGAGGTCGAGGACACCTACGCCATCGTGGTCGAGACCGTCGTGGTCGGCGATCGAAAGGTCGACGAGCACACGGCGGCACTCGTGGCGGCGACGAGAGAAGCGCTTGTCAACGCCGCCCGGCACGCTAAGGTCACCACCGTCGCCCTCTACGCGGAAGTGGAGCCCACGGAGATCAGCGTCTTCGTCCGGGACCGCGGAGTCGGCTTCGACATGTCGACTGTGGAGGAGCACCGGCACGGCGTACGCGGGTCCATTGTGGGCAGAATGGCGCGGCACGGCGGCAAGGCGGAGATCCGCAGCGAACCGGGCGAGGGCACCGAGGTCCGCCTCACCCTGCCAACGAAGGAGAACTCATGA
- a CDS encoding NUDIX hydrolase, with amino-acid sequence MEKRRRIGAYGLAYDERGRVLLVRSSIRSNTPGTWYLPGGGIDHGEDPRVGVVREFMEETGLVVEISGLRDVSSDVVEFPWRGVLLHHDRVIFDVVVTGGELTTETDGSSDLPEWVDPADLSSLDLVPFAARLLGLGDGAVPVPETPENPVGDDSGETDLSGRPPSDATSNKIKRFGAYGVVTDPDNRILLSLIAAGYPGAGLWHLPGGGVDFGEQPAEGLVREVFEESGQRGVVADLIDVSFFHDPAAVGPEGVPLDWYSVRALYRVAVAEPAPTRVTEATGGSTEQARWFTPAEVAGLTLTDFALSALRHL; translated from the coding sequence GTGGAGAAGAGACGGCGGATCGGGGCCTACGGCCTCGCCTATGACGAGCGCGGCCGGGTGCTGCTCGTCCGATCATCGATTCGGTCGAACACCCCCGGCACGTGGTACCTCCCCGGTGGCGGCATCGATCACGGGGAGGATCCCCGCGTCGGTGTGGTGCGGGAGTTCATGGAGGAGACCGGCCTCGTCGTCGAGATCTCCGGGCTCCGCGATGTCAGCTCCGACGTCGTCGAGTTCCCCTGGCGCGGCGTCCTGCTGCACCACGATCGGGTGATCTTCGACGTCGTCGTGACCGGCGGCGAGCTCACCACGGAGACCGACGGCTCCTCCGACCTGCCCGAATGGGTCGACCCGGCCGACCTGTCGAGTCTCGATCTGGTGCCCTTCGCCGCCCGGCTGCTGGGCCTCGGTGACGGCGCCGTGCCGGTGCCGGAGACGCCCGAGAATCCGGTCGGGGACGACAGCGGCGAGACGGATCTCAGCGGTCGCCCGCCGTCCGACGCGACGAGCAACAAGATCAAACGCTTCGGCGCGTACGGTGTGGTCACGGACCCCGACAACCGCATCCTGCTGTCGCTGATCGCCGCCGGTTACCCCGGCGCGGGGCTGTGGCACCTCCCCGGCGGCGGGGTCGACTTCGGCGAGCAACCCGCCGAGGGTCTCGTCCGGGAGGTCTTCGAGGAGTCCGGCCAGCGTGGCGTGGTCGCCGACCTGATCGATGTCTCGTTCTTCCACGACCCGGCCGCGGTGGGCCCGGAGGGTGTCCCGCTGGACTGGTATTCGGTGCGCGCCCTCTACCGGGTCGCGGTCGCCGAGCCCGCTCCGACCAGGGTGACGGAGGCCACGGGCGGCTCCACCGAGCAGGCCCGCTGGTTCACTCCCGCCGAGGTGGCGGGGCTGACGCTCACCGATTTCGCCCTGTCCGCTTTGCGTCATCTGTGA
- a CDS encoding chorismate mutase → MSITTAPKLADGISGTGTKEHAAAEEIVALRERIDEIDATIIALWRERAAISQRVGATRVASGGTRLVLSREREILDRFRQELGADGTQLALLILRAGRGAL, encoded by the coding sequence ATGAGCATCACCACCGCACCGAAACTGGCCGACGGCATCAGCGGCACCGGCACCAAGGAGCACGCCGCGGCAGAGGAGATCGTCGCTCTGCGAGAACGAATCGATGAGATCGACGCCACGATCATCGCCCTGTGGCGGGAGCGCGCGGCGATCTCCCAGCGGGTCGGGGCGACCCGGGTCGCGTCCGGCGGCACCAGGCTCGTGCTGTCGCGCGAGCGCGAGATCCTCGACCGTTTCCGCCAGGAGCTCGGGGCCGACGGCACCCAGCTCGCCCTGCTCATCCTCCGAGCGGGCCGAGGCGCGCTCTGA
- the pcrA gene encoding DNA helicase PcrA, whose product MHALFDLPAATPAESAASPSAAVVPSSPEPRRPAVDPEKLLEGLNDPQRAAVMHSGSPLLIVAGAGSGKTRVLTQRIAYLLAARHVHPGEVLAITFTNKAAGELKERVAQAVGPRARMMWVSTFHSSCLRILRAEHEHAGLKSTFSIYDADDSRRLMTMVSRELDIDPKRYPPRGLAAQVSNLKNELIDPESFTPAGPQQRILGEVYTLYQAKLAQAHALDFDDIIMRTVHLLQSHPDIAEKYRRRFQHVLVDEYQDTNHAQYTLVKELVGQTGELCVVGDADQSIYAFRGATIRNILEFERDYPQARTILLEQNYRSTQTILTAANAVIDRNTGRKAKRLWSDQGEGERIVGYVADTEHSEADWVARQIDKLADAGEARPGDVAVFYRTNAQSRVFEEVFIRFGLPYKVVGGVRFYERKEVRDALAYLRSVSNLDDTVSVRRIINTPKRGIGERAEACVEALASRDRISFGAAMRRAGEAPGISARAANSIGGLVELLDEARVLAETAPPEQVLELLLSRSGLLAELETSVDPQDEGRLENLQELVSVAREYTERLEASEGDELPTLAGFLEQVALVADSDQVPEDDPDHQGVVTLMTLHTAKGLEFPVVFLTGLEDGVFPHQRSLGDAKELEEERRLAYVGITRARRRLFLSRAVTRSAWGQPSYNPASRFLEELPPEVTDWERTQGAYTSWGGGIGGRERNAGATSTFTGGTSRAAAIASKIGIDPSKLATASDLAAASVPSLAAGDRVLHQRYGMGRVLAVEGNGPRAQAQVDFGEQTVWLVLRHASIEKI is encoded by the coding sequence ATGCATGCACTCTTTGACCTCCCCGCAGCCACACCCGCTGAGAGCGCCGCTTCGCCGTCGGCGGCCGTCGTGCCGTCATCGCCGGAGCCGAGACGCCCGGCCGTCGATCCGGAGAAGCTGCTGGAGGGTCTCAACGACCCGCAGCGTGCAGCCGTCATGCACAGCGGATCGCCGCTGCTGATCGTGGCGGGCGCCGGCTCCGGCAAGACCCGGGTGCTGACGCAGCGCATCGCCTACCTGCTCGCCGCGCGCCACGTGCACCCGGGCGAGGTGCTGGCGATCACGTTCACCAACAAGGCGGCCGGCGAGCTCAAGGAGCGGGTCGCGCAGGCGGTCGGCCCCCGGGCCAGGATGATGTGGGTCTCCACCTTCCACTCGTCCTGCCTGCGGATCCTGCGTGCCGAGCACGAGCACGCCGGGCTGAAGAGCACCTTCTCGATCTATGACGCGGACGACTCGCGGCGGCTGATGACGATGGTCTCCCGGGAGCTCGACATCGATCCCAAGCGCTACCCGCCGCGCGGGCTCGCGGCGCAGGTCAGCAACTTGAAAAACGAGCTGATCGACCCGGAGTCCTTCACCCCGGCGGGCCCGCAGCAGCGCATCCTCGGCGAGGTCTACACGCTCTACCAGGCGAAGCTGGCGCAGGCGCACGCGCTGGACTTCGACGACATCATCATGCGCACCGTCCACCTGCTCCAGTCGCACCCCGACATCGCGGAGAAATATCGCCGCCGCTTCCAGCACGTCCTCGTCGACGAGTATCAGGACACCAACCACGCGCAGTACACGCTGGTCAAGGAGCTGGTCGGCCAGACCGGCGAGCTCTGCGTCGTCGGTGACGCCGATCAGTCGATCTACGCGTTCCGCGGTGCCACGATCCGCAACATCCTGGAGTTCGAGCGCGACTACCCGCAGGCGCGCACGATCCTGCTGGAGCAGAATTACCGCTCCACCCAGACGATCCTCACCGCCGCCAACGCGGTGATCGACCGCAACACCGGCCGCAAGGCCAAGCGGCTCTGGTCCGACCAGGGCGAGGGCGAGCGGATCGTCGGCTATGTCGCCGACACCGAGCACTCCGAGGCCGACTGGGTCGCCCGCCAGATCGACAAGCTCGCCGACGCCGGTGAGGCGCGCCCGGGTGACGTCGCCGTCTTCTACCGCACCAACGCGCAGTCCCGCGTCTTCGAAGAGGTCTTCATCCGCTTCGGCCTGCCCTACAAGGTCGTCGGCGGTGTCCGCTTCTACGAGCGCAAGGAGGTCCGTGACGCGCTCGCCTACCTGCGGTCGGTCTCCAACCTCGACGACACGGTCTCGGTGCGCCGCATCATCAACACGCCCAAGCGCGGGATCGGCGAGCGGGCTGAGGCGTGCGTCGAGGCGCTCGCCTCCCGCGACCGGATCTCGTTCGGCGCCGCGATGCGCCGCGCGGGTGAGGCGCCGGGCATCTCCGCGCGCGCGGCCAACTCGATCGGCGGGCTGGTGGAGCTGCTCGACGAGGCGCGGGTGCTCGCCGAGACCGCCCCGCCGGAGCAGGTTCTGGAGCTGCTGCTGTCGCGCTCGGGCCTGCTCGCCGAGCTGGAGACGAGCGTCGATCCACAGGACGAGGGCCGCCTGGAGAACCTGCAGGAGCTCGTCAGCGTCGCCCGCGAATACACCGAGCGGCTCGAGGCGTCCGAGGGCGATGAGCTGCCCACCCTCGCGGGGTTCCTGGAGCAGGTCGCGCTGGTCGCCGACTCCGACCAGGTCCCCGAGGACGATCCGGACCACCAGGGCGTGGTCACGCTGATGACGCTGCACACGGCGAAAGGGCTGGAGTTCCCGGTCGTCTTCCTCACCGGTCTCGAGGACGGCGTCTTCCCGCACCAGCGCAGCCTCGGCGACGCCAAGGAGCTGGAGGAGGAGCGGCGCCTCGCCTATGTCGGGATCACCCGCGCCCGCCGGCGCCTCTTCCTCAGCCGGGCGGTGACGAGGTCCGCCTGGGGGCAGCCGTCCTACAATCCGGCGTCGCGGTTCCTGGAGGAGCTGCCGCCCGAGGTGACGGATTGGGAGCGCACCCAGGGGGCGTACACCTCATGGGGTGGTGGGATCGGCGGGCGTGAGCGCAACGCGGGCGCGACCAGCACCTTCACCGGCGGCACGAGCCGCGCCGCGGCGATCGCCTCCAAGATCGGGATCGACCCGTCGAAGCTCGCGACCGCGAGCGACCTCGCGGCCGCCTCGGTGCCGTCGCTGGCGGCGGGCGACCGGGTGCTGCACCAGCGCTACGGCATGGGCCGGGTGCTCGCGGTCGAGGGCAACGGCCCGCGCGCGCAGGCTCAGGTCGACTTCGGCGAGCAGACCGTCTGGCTCGTCCTTCGCCACGCCTCCATCGAAAAGATCTGA
- a CDS encoding CDP-alcohol phosphatidyltransferase family protein, whose product MRQGGHAARQMLLVRVGRRRTAPLNSAPTLSSASIAEINSIMPISPAPMGVATKPLDPPAPGPVVIPLLPGERTLDRRVKFCLVQACTLASLFLGMTAIMLAIGGADPRWGAACLLACITFDGVDGALARKFGVASPFGVQMDSLGDMTSFGIAAPIVIYSSLRGDLPNGLLIAACAMMAACAAIRLARFNVSPKDGRFFSGVPTTMAATVLALGVLLNLGLPPVAMVVGVVLIAVAMVSSFPYAKLVKVFKLPPWMLLLVLFGAMFSAKLTFGLVVLAYLVSGPLLWLHQRKQQQPAAV is encoded by the coding sequence TTGCGTCAGGGTGGCCACGCCGCCCGACAGATGCTGCTGGTCCGGGTCGGTCGTCGACGGACCGCACCGCTCAACAGCGCTCCCACTCTCAGCTCTGCCAGCATCGCTGAGATCAACAGCATCATGCCGATCAGCCCCGCGCCGATGGGTGTGGCGACGAAGCCACTCGACCCGCCGGCTCCCGGCCCTGTCGTCATCCCGCTGCTGCCAGGCGAGCGCACGCTCGACCGGCGGGTCAAATTCTGCCTCGTCCAGGCGTGCACGCTGGCGAGCCTCTTCCTGGGCATGACCGCGATCATGCTGGCGATCGGTGGCGCCGACCCCCGCTGGGGCGCGGCCTGCCTGCTCGCCTGCATCACCTTCGACGGTGTCGACGGCGCGCTCGCTCGGAAGTTCGGCGTGGCCAGCCCCTTCGGCGTCCAGATGGACTCGCTGGGCGACATGACCAGCTTCGGCATCGCCGCGCCGATCGTCATCTACTCCTCGCTGCGGGGTGACCTGCCCAACGGGCTGCTCATCGCCGCCTGCGCCATGATGGCGGCGTGCGCCGCGATCCGGCTCGCCCGGTTCAACGTCTCGCCTAAGGACGGCCGCTTCTTCAGCGGTGTCCCGACGACGATGGCCGCGACCGTGCTCGCCCTCGGCGTTCTGCTCAACCTGGGTCTGCCGCCGGTCGCCATGGTCGTCGGTGTGGTGCTGATCGCGGTCGCGATGGTCTCCAGCTTCCCCTACGCCAAGCTGGTCAAGGTCTTCAAGCTGCCGCCGTGGATGCTGCTGCTCGTGCTCTTCGGCGCCATGTTCAGCGCCAAGCTCACCTTCGGCCTCGTCGTCCTGGCCTACCTGGTCAGCGGTCCGCTGCTCTGGCTCCACCAGCGCAAGCAGCAGCAGCCCGCCGCCGTCTAG
- a CDS encoding bifunctional metallophosphatase/5'-nucleotidase — MTPVSVTYGAATAQALTARGNLLAFNDFHGAIDPPTGSGAAVNGTPAGGAEYLTTLVKRLRSEATAAGKSSLTVGAGDLVGASPLVSAAFHDEPAIELMNNAGLDLSSVGNHEFDEGITELKRLQRGGCHPTDGCADGDGFSGADFRYLAANVLDKHTKLPILDPISLRIVQGVPVAYVGMTLEATPTIVNPAGITTVEFRDEIEVANFYAKLLRFIGIRSLVLLIHEGGTQNVTPADPSSCASFAGPITDIVGGLDPAYGIVVSGHTHRFYSCALPNSSGASTVVTSAGTNGQLVTNIDYTLDKRTFKFTSVSASNVIAENGVRNPDGTWQTSAPGVFVRNPALVDPAAKVIADKYRVAVAPLANRVVGAITADITRTALPSGESVMGDVIADAQLAYTAASNGAVIALMNPGGVRADIAYSASPGGEPAGAVTYGEAFTVQPFNNLVVTQAFTGAQIKEVLEQQFAGYAGQSTTRILQVSSGFTYTYTASGPLGSRVSNIALNGTPIDPAATYKVTTNDFLANGGDGFTNLKLGTGRVFAPGFDVDALVAYLGAAPVSPTAANRITRLP; from the coding sequence ATGACCCCCGTCTCGGTGACCTACGGGGCGGCCACGGCACAGGCCCTCACCGCGCGCGGCAACCTGCTCGCGTTCAACGACTTCCACGGCGCCATCGACCCGCCGACCGGCAGCGGCGCGGCGGTGAACGGCACTCCCGCGGGTGGCGCGGAGTACCTCACCACGCTGGTGAAGCGGCTGCGCTCGGAGGCGACGGCAGCGGGCAAGTCGTCGCTGACCGTCGGCGCCGGTGACCTCGTCGGCGCGTCGCCGCTGGTCAGCGCCGCGTTCCACGACGAGCCGGCGATCGAGCTGATGAACAACGCCGGGCTCGACCTGAGCTCCGTGGGCAACCACGAGTTCGACGAGGGCATCACCGAGCTCAAGCGCCTGCAGCGCGGCGGCTGTCACCCGACCGACGGCTGCGCCGACGGCGACGGGTTCAGCGGAGCGGACTTCCGCTACCTCGCTGCAAACGTTCTCGACAAGCACACCAAGCTGCCGATCCTCGACCCGATCTCGCTGCGGATCGTCCAGGGCGTGCCGGTCGCCTATGTCGGCATGACCCTGGAGGCGACGCCGACCATCGTCAACCCGGCCGGCATCACCACGGTCGAGTTCCGCGATGAGATCGAGGTCGCCAACTTCTACGCGAAGCTGCTGCGCTTCATCGGCATCAGGTCGCTCGTGCTGCTGATCCACGAGGGCGGTACGCAGAACGTCACGCCGGCCGACCCGTCGAGCTGTGCCTCGTTCGCCGGACCCATCACCGACATCGTCGGCGGCCTCGACCCGGCCTACGGCATCGTCGTCTCGGGCCACACGCACCGGTTCTACTCCTGCGCGCTGCCGAACTCCTCGGGCGCCAGCACGGTCGTGACCAGCGCCGGCACCAACGGCCAGCTCGTCACGAACATCGACTACACGCTCGACAAGCGGACCTTCAAGTTCACGTCCGTCTCGGCGAGCAACGTGATCGCGGAGAACGGCGTACGCAACCCCGACGGCACCTGGCAGACCTCCGCGCCGGGCGTTTTCGTGCGCAACCCCGCCCTGGTGGACCCGGCCGCCAAGGTGATCGCCGACAAGTACCGCGTCGCCGTCGCACCGCTCGCCAACCGCGTGGTGGGCGCCATCACCGCCGACATCACCCGCACGGCCCTGCCGAGCGGCGAGAGCGTGATGGGCGATGTCATCGCCGACGCGCAGCTCGCCTACACCGCGGCGTCCAACGGTGCCGTGATCGCCCTCATGAACCCCGGCGGCGTCCGGGCCGACATCGCCTACTCGGCCTCGCCCGGTGGCGAGCCCGCCGGCGCGGTGACCTACGGCGAGGCCTTCACGGTCCAGCCCTTCAACAACCTGGTCGTCACGCAGGCCTTCACCGGAGCGCAGATCAAGGAGGTGCTGGAGCAGCAGTTCGCCGGGTACGCGGGCCAGAGCACCACGCGCATCCTGCAGGTGAGCAGCGGCTTCACCTACACCTACACCGCTTCCGGCCCCCTCGGCTCCCGCGTGTCGAACATCGCGCTCAACGGGACGCCGATCGACCCCGCGGCGACCTACAAGGTGACGACGAACGACTTCCTCGCCAACGGCGGTGACGGCTTCACCAACCTGAAGCTCGGCACCGGTCGGGTCTTCGCGCCCGGCTTCGACGTGGACGCGCTCGTCGCCTACCTCGGGGCGGCTCCGGTCTCCCCGACGGCTGCCAACCGGATCACGCGCCTGCCGTAA